The Treponema medium genome has a window encoding:
- a CDS encoding RNA polymerase sigma factor gives MFDELAPLDALSDKDFKTIYDAAVPALYKVAYNIVREEDAAEDLCHDALIKMTEKEMKFPSLNDAKYWLIRVVKNAALNYAKRRVLERKVYTRAFKEDQRKMDSGETALLKDETIQDVQHALEQLPEKLRIVLQLREYTELNYKEIGRILGISEGNVKVRIFRAREYLAKVIGEDNVYMP, from the coding sequence TTGTTTGATGAATTAGCGCCGTTAGATGCGCTTTCCGATAAGGATTTTAAAACCATTTATGATGCGGCGGTTCCTGCACTGTACAAGGTTGCTTATAATATTGTACGAGAAGAGGATGCTGCCGAGGATCTGTGCCATGATGCATTGATTAAGATGACAGAAAAAGAAATGAAGTTTCCGTCGTTAAACGATGCAAAGTATTGGCTCATTAGAGTGGTAAAAAATGCAGCGCTTAACTATGCAAAGCGGAGAGTGTTGGAGCGGAAAGTATATACGCGTGCCTTTAAAGAAGATCAGCGCAAAATGGACTCCGGTGAAACTGCGCTCTTGAAAGATGAAACAATTCAAGATGTACAGCATGCATTGGAGCAGTTGCCTGAAAAGCTGCGGATTGTATTACAGCTTCGCGAATATACCGAGTTGAATTATAAGGAGATTGGACGTATCCTTGGTATTAGCGAAGGAAATGTGAAAGTCCGTATTTTCCGTGCACGGGAATATTTAGCAAAAGTTATAGGAGAAGATAATGTCTACATGCCCTAA
- a CDS encoding cysteine--tRNA ligase, whose product MSLRIYNTLGHKVEDFVPVDPKKVGFYGCGPTVYNYAHIGNLRAYVFQDTLSRLLRFLGYPVTHVMNITDIGHLSGDADDGEDKMVKTAKERGQSVLEIADFYTQAFFKDTERLNIRRPDVVCKATDHVSDMIELIKRIEANGHTYSAGGNLYYDIMTFPKYGELASINLEDLKAGARIEVDENKRNPHDFVLWFTKSKFENQALVWDSPWGRGYPGWHIECSAMSMKYLGEQFDIHTGGIDHIRIHHTNEIAQSEGATGKKWVKYWLHNEFLVMNKGKMSKSTGDFITLDKVIEAGYAPLDYRFLLLGGHYRSQLTFSWEAMETAKNARKNLEQRIANLLTEAKTLPDFPADGLTAEQSISLLHTEKARGYFTDFVHALEEDISTPRALSVLQLAVKDKELEASEAIMLIRIFDTVLALHLIEEAEALHTGAESVDNAEEIERLVAERTEAKKNKDFKRADEIRNVLKDRGIALEDTANGTLWRKM is encoded by the coding sequence ATGAGTTTACGCATATATAACACATTAGGACATAAAGTGGAAGATTTTGTACCCGTCGATCCGAAAAAAGTAGGCTTCTACGGCTGCGGGCCAACCGTATATAACTATGCGCACATCGGTAACTTACGAGCCTATGTATTCCAAGATACGCTGTCGCGTCTGCTGCGTTTTTTAGGGTATCCGGTAACCCATGTGATGAACATAACCGATATCGGGCACCTTTCGGGCGATGCCGATGACGGCGAAGATAAGATGGTTAAGACGGCGAAGGAACGCGGGCAGAGCGTGTTGGAAATTGCCGATTTCTATACCCAAGCGTTCTTTAAGGATACCGAACGGCTGAACATCCGTCGTCCCGATGTCGTATGTAAGGCAACCGACCACGTGTCCGATATGATAGAGCTGATCAAACGGATCGAAGCGAATGGTCACACGTACTCGGCAGGGGGCAACCTCTATTACGATATTATGACCTTTCCCAAATATGGAGAGCTTGCTTCGATTAATCTCGAAGATCTCAAAGCAGGTGCGCGCATCGAAGTGGATGAAAATAAGCGGAATCCGCATGATTTCGTACTCTGGTTTACCAAGAGCAAGTTTGAAAATCAAGCCTTAGTATGGGATTCACCGTGGGGCAGGGGATATCCGGGCTGGCATATCGAGTGTTCCGCAATGAGTATGAAGTATCTAGGCGAGCAGTTTGATATCCATACGGGTGGCATCGACCACATTCGTATTCACCATACGAACGAGATAGCCCAGTCGGAGGGGGCAACCGGCAAAAAATGGGTAAAATATTGGCTCCATAATGAATTTTTGGTGATGAACAAGGGGAAGATGTCCAAGTCTACCGGCGATTTTATCACCTTAGATAAGGTGATTGAGGCAGGCTATGCGCCGCTCGATTACCGCTTCCTGTTGCTGGGAGGGCATTACCGCAGTCAGCTTACCTTTTCGTGGGAAGCGATGGAAACGGCAAAGAATGCGCGTAAAAACCTTGAACAGCGGATTGCCAATCTGCTGACTGAAGCAAAAACGCTTCCCGATTTTCCTGCCGACGGTCTGACAGCCGAACAATCGATTTCGTTGCTCCATACCGAAAAAGCACGCGGCTATTTTACTGATTTTGTGCATGCGCTTGAAGAAGATATTTCAACCCCTCGCGCACTTTCCGTGCTGCAGCTGGCTGTTAAAGATAAAGAGCTTGAAGCAAGTGAAGCCATTATGTTAATTCGTATTTTCGATACGGTACTTGCATTACATTTGATAGAAGAAGCAGAAGCGCTTCATACCGGCGCCGAATCAGTCGATAATGCAGAAGAAATCGAACGCTTGGTCGCTGAACGGACGGAAGCGAAAAAGAATAAGGACTTTAAACGGGCGGATGAAATCCGTAACGTGCTGAAAGACCGCGGAATTGCTTTGGAAGATACGGCAAACGGAACGCTGTGGCGCAAGATGTAA
- a CDS encoding cyclic nucleotide-binding domain-containing protein, with the protein MLQLSFVNFKRGSYILIEGKADTDRFYIIQSGQVQIAKQKEVVAEEEGNLLGPGDFLGVIACMAHHSQIETAVAVSDVVLIAVHYAQFPELIEKNTPIAMKIIYAFSKKMRYLDEALTRITLKKNIETDISHLFTIGEYYLRMSKFELALYAYYHYLKEKPNGQYAETARKRFMAIKSTGVKAPIEMLEPDTKQMVRVYNRESMVFCECQSGTELYIIQKGRVKISKIVDNSEVLLAVLREGDMFGEMALLENKPRSATAITAAEECQLLAVNRQNFNQMVATQPQLIARLTTTLADRIWAMYKQLANTLIPVPLEKMYDMLSIQLEKMRIQPGAGKQHTFLFGPAELAKMCSIPKEQVAQAIAEFLMTPIVRSTDDSIIITDTLELSKQTAYFKKMQEIEQARQQARANEPTYRGKPVR; encoded by the coding sequence GTGCTTCAACTATCTTTTGTAAATTTTAAACGTGGGTCTTATATCCTCATTGAAGGGAAAGCCGATACCGATCGTTTTTATATTATCCAAAGCGGTCAAGTACAAATTGCAAAACAAAAAGAAGTTGTAGCGGAAGAAGAGGGAAATCTCCTTGGTCCGGGCGACTTTTTAGGGGTTATTGCCTGTATGGCTCATCACAGTCAGATCGAAACGGCTGTTGCGGTTTCCGATGTAGTACTCATTGCCGTACACTATGCGCAATTTCCCGAACTGATCGAAAAAAACACCCCTATTGCAATGAAGATTATCTATGCTTTCAGTAAAAAGATGCGGTATTTGGACGAGGCTCTTACCCGAATTACATTGAAGAAAAACATTGAGACCGATATTTCACATCTTTTTACCATCGGCGAATATTACCTGCGTATGTCGAAGTTTGAGCTTGCATTGTATGCCTATTACCATTACCTGAAAGAAAAGCCGAATGGACAATATGCCGAAACGGCACGCAAGCGCTTTATGGCGATAAAATCCACCGGTGTAAAAGCACCGATTGAGATGCTCGAACCGGACACTAAGCAGATGGTTCGGGTATATAACCGCGAATCAATGGTCTTCTGCGAATGCCAATCGGGAACCGAATTATATATCATCCAAAAAGGCCGTGTAAAAATTTCCAAAATTGTAGATAATAGTGAAGTATTGCTTGCTGTCCTCAGAGAAGGAGATATGTTCGGAGAAATGGCGCTGCTTGAGAATAAGCCGCGTTCAGCGACAGCCATTACTGCTGCCGAAGAGTGTCAGCTTTTAGCGGTAAACCGGCAAAACTTTAACCAAATGGTTGCAACTCAACCCCAACTGATAGCCCGCTTGACCACTACCCTCGCCGACCGTATTTGGGCAATGTACAAGCAGCTTGCAAACACGCTTATCCCTGTTCCGCTTGAAAAGATGTACGATATGCTGAGCATTCAACTTGAAAAAATGCGGATACAGCCCGGCGCAGGCAAGCAGCACACTTTCTTGTTCGGTCCTGCGGAGCTTGCAAAGATGTGCAGTATTCCTAAGGAACAGGTTGCACAAGCGATTGCGGAGTTTTTAATGACGCCGATTGTACGCAGTACCGACGACAGCATCATCATCACCGACACACTTGAGCTGTCGAAGCAAACTGCATACTTTAAAAAGATGCAAGAAATTGAACAAGCCCGCCAGCAGGCTCGGGCTAACGAACCCACCTACCGTGGAAAACCTGTCCGCTAA
- the murB gene encoding UDP-N-acetylmuramate dehydrogenase, whose protein sequence is MFNLGEKEKKNSFSVKFRDIIQKNVKISSFTSFKIGGNADIYIAPSSLEELKAALAFIQEEHIPAILLGGGSNLLIPDKGIRGAVIHTNRLNKILLVESTGKLFVQAEAGALMQDLTEFCAEHGLTGLEDFAGLPGTVGGAVFMNARCYEKSISDVLVSVSALYFSEKGCTVQEYNCRKGDWSYKQSPFQPSNKRYAAIDGNRSVIVSATFGVEQGDAILIRKIMESHIADRTAKGHFKLPSAGSVFKNNHAFGKPSGQLIDEAGLRGLRIGDAQVAPWHGNFIVNTGSATAREVTELIAVIQKRVKDKTGFELEPEIIFVE, encoded by the coding sequence ATGTTTAATCTAGGAGAAAAAGAGAAAAAAAACAGCTTCTCTGTTAAATTTCGTGATATAATACAAAAAAATGTAAAAATAAGCTCATTTACGAGTTTCAAAATCGGTGGAAATGCCGATATATATATTGCGCCTTCATCGTTAGAAGAATTGAAGGCGGCGCTGGCGTTCATTCAAGAGGAACACATACCGGCAATACTGTTGGGCGGAGGCAGCAACCTGTTAATTCCGGATAAAGGAATACGGGGAGCCGTTATCCATACCAACAGATTAAATAAAATCCTGCTGGTAGAATCTACGGGAAAACTGTTTGTTCAAGCGGAAGCTGGAGCGCTGATGCAGGATTTAACGGAATTCTGCGCGGAGCATGGTCTTACGGGACTGGAAGATTTCGCGGGACTTCCCGGAACGGTGGGAGGCGCAGTTTTTATGAATGCCCGCTGTTACGAAAAATCGATTTCCGATGTGTTGGTTTCCGTATCGGCGTTGTATTTTTCTGAAAAAGGCTGCACAGTGCAGGAATATAACTGCCGTAAAGGAGATTGGAGCTATAAACAATCGCCGTTCCAACCATCGAATAAACGATATGCAGCGATTGATGGTAACCGGTCGGTAATTGTTTCCGCAACGTTTGGAGTTGAACAAGGAGATGCAATCCTTATCCGTAAAATAATGGAGAGCCATATTGCGGATAGGACAGCGAAGGGGCATTTTAAACTCCCTTCGGCGGGCAGCGTCTTTAAAAATAATCATGCATTCGGAAAACCATCCGGCCAGCTGATAGATGAAGCCGGCTTACGTGGTCTGCGAATAGGAGACGCTCAAGTGGCACCATGGCATGGAAATTTTATTGTGAATACCGGTTCTGCAACCGCACGGGAGGTTACGGAATTGATTGCGGTAATTCAAAAACGGGTGAAAGATAAAACCGGTTTTGAACTTGAACCGGAAATCATTTTTGTCGAATAA
- a CDS encoding DUF192 domain-containing protein — MRFSSIRNGFKYPTTVLCFLIFTAAAVSCSNTERSKAPPITIFIESKNTKTAIPIDVETAVTAQEQQRGFMHRKEIPDGTGMIFVFKRDEKLRFWMKDTPHPLSIAFIDSTGRIREIYDMQPFSLDITASTYSVRYALEVAQGYFERAGIRAGDMLSTESLERLKAAVQ; from the coding sequence ATGCGTTTTTCTTCCATACGAAACGGATTTAAATACCCGACAACAGTCTTATGTTTTCTCATCTTTACAGCGGCTGCCGTATCTTGCAGCAATACGGAAAGGTCGAAAGCCCCCCCTATAACCATCTTTATCGAATCGAAAAACACAAAAACTGCGATTCCCATTGACGTGGAAACTGCAGTAACCGCCCAAGAGCAGCAGCGCGGCTTTATGCACCGAAAAGAGATACCGGACGGTACCGGTATGATTTTTGTTTTTAAACGAGATGAAAAATTGCGATTTTGGATGAAGGATACTCCGCACCCGCTTTCCATTGCCTTTATCGATTCTACAGGTCGTATCCGAGAAATCTATGATATGCAGCCGTTCAGCTTGGACATTACCGCCAGCACCTATTCAGTGCGCTATGCCCTCGAAGTGGCGCAAGGTTACTTTGAACGAGCAGGTATTAGGGCCGGAGATATGCTTAGTACGGAAAGTCTCGAACGCCTAAAAGCGGCAGTACAGTAA